The Sulfurimonas hydrogeniphila genome includes a window with the following:
- a CDS encoding RecB-like helicase gives MSKFKNNLAYEASAGSGKTFMLVVRYLSLLFKGAEPAKVLALTFTNKAAAEMSERIVETLQALESRMELHEIAKECGMSDKEILAKRSQILAEFLNAHTKIMTIDSFFAQILRKFSLYAFLMPDFSTANAQHEVKLMSRFLKEVSVANKRKTLISLSLESNKRVSDIFALLDDFYLKKEELSHLKFQKKSIQAYEEEAMQGLSLLQNIVKNCKEASVTLQKAVVAQNFEALKAKTWVYKESLNYWVFKKCFSPAMDAALLQIQRAVQSHAKAKEQNFFYALNELVTLYKKAKKALYVDEGELSFSDVTLLVYEILHRLNESEFLYFRLDATIEHMLLDEFQDTSILQYEILKPLITEITSGVGVCSEGSFFFVGDVKQSIYRFRGGVSALFGEVAKEHRTEVKKLLTNYRSQKEVIAFVNRVFADKIKNYTPQLVRKEAQGGFVEVIADEELLDALVEQVKRLIDLGADVNDIAVLCATNSDGQVIKNVLDEQNIEVVTETTTKLINQRSVKAVLEYLKYLYFREEIYRQNFFALINQEVRAVATVDFNSVKLVDVVKRCIEEYRLFQDDFHLIRFLNAVSKYADIEALLFEYERLDTSAAAADISGVRVLTVHKSKGLEYEHVIVMDRLKKAPAPRDAIIYNYDGIKLQNLYLRTKNRELIDHDYAYALSKEKELIREDSLNALYVAFTRARENLIILAKPKDSIFALLDLQPQSFGELRSTCKAKNIPQAYKKLSFENIYYGTQSDLLALEKHNEEDLQAINFGIALHYTLEMMQEFTQEALACAKDMMLNKYGFMLTEPEIDDIQQRIERLVAAPEFLTLTRGVCYKEKALRYKNNLRYLDLLVKHEKGEWSVIDYKSAMHFTEEHRKQVRYYVKAVKEITGDEVRGYICYILEDAVKIETV, from the coding sequence ATGTCTAAGTTTAAAAATAATCTTGCCTACGAAGCGAGTGCGGGGAGCGGGAAGACTTTTATGCTTGTTGTGCGCTATCTTTCTCTACTTTTTAAAGGTGCGGAGCCTGCGAAGGTTTTGGCTCTTACTTTTACAAATAAAGCGGCTGCCGAGATGAGTGAGCGGATTGTCGAGACACTGCAGGCATTGGAATCACGTATGGAATTGCATGAAATTGCCAAAGAGTGTGGGATGTCTGACAAAGAGATTTTGGCAAAACGGTCGCAGATTTTGGCCGAGTTTTTAAATGCACATACGAAGATTATGACGATAGACAGCTTTTTCGCTCAGATTTTGAGAAAATTTTCTCTGTATGCCTTTTTGATGCCCGATTTTTCAACGGCGAATGCCCAGCATGAAGTCAAACTGATGTCTCGTTTTTTAAAAGAAGTCAGTGTTGCCAACAAACGCAAGACACTTATCAGTCTCTCTTTGGAATCAAACAAACGTGTCAGTGACATTTTTGCGCTGCTGGATGATTTTTATCTTAAAAAAGAGGAACTTTCTCATCTGAAGTTTCAAAAAAAATCGATACAGGCGTATGAAGAGGAGGCGATGCAAGGGCTCTCTCTTTTGCAAAATATTGTAAAAAACTGCAAAGAGGCATCGGTGACACTGCAAAAAGCCGTTGTTGCCCAAAATTTTGAAGCACTCAAAGCAAAAACATGGGTATATAAAGAGAGCCTGAACTACTGGGTCTTTAAAAAATGCTTCAGCCCTGCAATGGATGCGGCTCTGTTGCAAATTCAGCGTGCCGTACAGTCGCATGCAAAGGCAAAAGAGCAGAATTTTTTCTATGCCCTGAATGAACTTGTTACACTTTACAAAAAGGCAAAAAAAGCACTCTATGTAGATGAGGGAGAACTCAGTTTTTCGGATGTGACGCTTCTGGTGTATGAGATTTTGCACCGTCTCAATGAGAGCGAATTTCTGTACTTTCGCCTCGATGCAACGATAGAACATATGCTGCTTGATGAATTCCAAGATACCAGCATATTGCAGTATGAGATTTTAAAACCGCTTATCACAGAGATAACTTCGGGTGTGGGTGTCTGCAGCGAGGGAAGTTTTTTCTTTGTGGGGGATGTTAAACAGTCTATTTACCGTTTTAGGGGAGGTGTGTCGGCTCTTTTTGGGGAGGTGGCAAAAGAGCACCGCACCGAGGTAAAAAAACTTTTGACAAACTACCGTTCGCAAAAAGAGGTTATAGCGTTTGTCAACAGAGTCTTTGCGGATAAAATAAAAAACTACACTCCTCAGCTTGTTCGCAAAGAGGCACAGGGCGGTTTTGTCGAAGTGATTGCAGATGAGGAACTTTTGGATGCACTGGTTGAGCAGGTAAAGCGCTTGATAGATCTTGGCGCAGATGTGAATGACATTGCCGTTTTATGTGCGACTAACAGTGACGGACAGGTCATTAAAAACGTACTTGACGAACAAAATATAGAGGTTGTGACTGAGACAACCACAAAGCTTATCAACCAAAGAAGTGTCAAGGCTGTTTTGGAGTATTTGAAATATCTCTATTTCAGAGAAGAGATTTACAGACAGAACTTTTTTGCTTTGATAAATCAGGAGGTCAGGGCTGTTGCCACTGTAGATTTTAACAGTGTCAAGCTTGTAGATGTTGTGAAGAGATGTATAGAAGAGTACAGACTTTTTCAAGATGATTTTCACCTGATTCGCTTTTTGAATGCTGTATCCAAATATGCAGATATTGAAGCGCTTTTGTTTGAGTATGAAAGACTTGATACTTCTGCAGCGGCGGCTGATATCAGTGGAGTGAGGGTTTTAACGGTACATAAATCAAAAGGCCTGGAGTATGAGCATGTGATTGTCATGGACAGACTGAAAAAGGCTCCTGCCCCAAGAGATGCCATTATTTACAATTATGACGGCATCAAACTGCAAAATCTTTATCTGAGAACAAAAAACAGAGAGCTTATTGACCATGATTATGCCTATGCTCTTTCCAAAGAAAAAGAGCTTATACGAGAAGACAGTTTGAATGCCCTGTATGTTGCTTTTACAAGAGCAAGAGAAAACTTGATCATCCTTGCAAAACCAAAAGATTCCATATTTGCATTGCTGGATTTACAACCTCAAAGCTTCGGAGAACTGCGCTCTACATGTAAAGCCAAAAACATACCGCAGGCATATAAAAAACTTTCGTTTGAAAATATCTATTACGGAACACAGAGTGATTTGTTGGCATTAGAAAAACACAATGAAGAAGATTTGCAAGCCATTAATTTTGGAATTGCTTTGCACTATACTCTGGAGATGATGCAGGAGTTTACACAAGAAGCGCTTGCTTGTGCCAAAGATATGATGCTGAACAAATATGGCTTTATGCTCACAGAGCCAGAGATAGATGATATACAGCAGAGAATAGAGCGGCTTGTTGCTGCACCGGAGTTTTTGACTTTGACCCGGGGAGTATGCTATAAAGAAAAGGCTCTGCGCTATAAGAACAATCTGCGTTATCTTGATTTGTTGGTCAAACATGAAAAGGGAGAGTGGAGTGTGATAGACTACAAAAGTGCGATGCATTTTACCGAGGAGCATCGCAAGCAGGTTCGATACTATGTAAAAGCAGTGAAAGAGATAACGGGAGATGAAGTGCGTGGCTATATCTGCTATATCTTGGAAGATGCCGTTAAAATAGAGACCGTTTAA
- a CDS encoding response regulator, with protein sequence MKKTDLVVLAVDDDLINLKLLKSMLMKSGNVKEVVEAKNGSDAIGVLKSRDDIDLILLDIIMPIMGGIDMLKVVRADESLRQLPILVLTTDETKKAEALECGANGFLMKPIRNDDLIAKIKTVIV encoded by the coding sequence ATGAAAAAAACTGATTTGGTTGTGCTTGCAGTTGATGATGATCTCATTAATTTGAAGCTTTTAAAATCTATGCTGATGAAAAGCGGAAATGTAAAAGAGGTTGTCGAAGCAAAAAACGGCTCAGATGCCATAGGTGTTTTAAAAAGCCGTGATGATATTGACTTGATACTCTTGGATATCATTATGCCTATCATGGGTGGTATCGATATGCTTAAAGTCGTGCGTGCCGATGAAAGTCTGCGTCAACTTCCTATTTTGGTTCTTACAACAGATGAAACAAAAAAAGCAGAAGCTTTGGAGTGCGGCGCAAATGGATTTTTAATGAAACCTATACGCAATGACGATTTGATTGCAAAAATCAAAACAGTCATCGTCTAA
- a CDS encoding ATP-binding protein: MQIGLKNRLRLISLLPIIILISITSYFVYNSYENYKAAQLLQDKLSTNRQLNNLLRNVSRERGMTVMYLGNSSPNTLKSLLKQRKIVDKQEKLYFQKLQALSQKDTALKNAMQSIKHARTLVDTHKINFEDIYNKVYGKAEKIIIKQLETITSHQLDSKINTYASVYISLVRANAYTADERDFISYTLARSTEMEEEEINQWLSLIAKADAINFYNLKDKNLEKKLDELFKSDDALELFDDLNSERASILIAAASGEYETNPGVWFAMLSEKSNLISEGENVVLSAMDTRAVQVKTEALQFLTITLTIWLISIILAVLGFLLSNEIARNIHNLEGVLRKVAEDTNESDKAVEINLHTAKGTEEAYSLLEKIIEQTKRDKEAAQEASEAKSMFLANMSHEIRTPLNGIVGFTELLKDTGLKEEQQEFVEIIEKSSENLLEIINNILDLSKIESNKLEIEDVIFNPIEEFESAVDVYAVRASEKHIDLGCFIDPELEQPLKGDPTKIKEVLINLLSNAVKFTSSSGAINVDIRKLQSPQEGTTRIRFEVQDSGIGVTSEQKSRIFEAFSQADTSITRKYGGTGLGLTISARFIELMGGQLDLHSEPGEGTTFFFTLDFEEIEVISESAKEQYMGINALILESAHKTKRQDTYLKEYLDFYGVSYTTFKNKNESETLQRQINYDMLFVDYEYATEEELKAYSTLPQKLILLTKSYFMRKIDSMGIEIFKTIYEPLNNTKLKAALENYQSQNFTAPKLKTTSNKVFTVGSSKFAAKVLVAEDNIINQKLIKRTLEDLGLTVDIASNGLEAFQKRKDNNYDLIFMDIQMPFLDGIEATQEILEYEEVYNQPHVPIIALTANALKGDRERFLAAGLDEYTTKPLVREEIITLLNHFLADHIVDVNDAKTEEKKTEKAQQQEEEAKEEEKAVPEKEEKAVPEQVPAKYKADILLAKKSPFETKLFTKILSSLGYTYEVIDNIDELQKKIEEESYKLILFDKETETLDLKDFARSVKEKSQKNNLSTYLVLIVDPAVPVSEEDSKYVDETIKNIINKDLLRLVIEKFI; encoded by the coding sequence ATGCAAATAGGACTAAAAAACAGACTTCGACTTATTAGTTTATTACCGATTATTATTTTAATTTCTATTACAAGTTATTTTGTATATAACTCATACGAAAACTATAAAGCAGCACAACTTCTTCAGGATAAACTTTCCACAAACAGGCAACTCAACAACCTTCTGAGAAATGTTTCCCGGGAAAGAGGTATGACCGTAATGTACCTTGGTAATTCCTCACCAAATACATTAAAATCACTCTTAAAGCAGAGAAAGATCGTTGACAAACAGGAAAAACTCTATTTTCAAAAGCTACAGGCACTTTCACAAAAAGACACGGCATTAAAAAATGCGATGCAAAGTATAAAACATGCCAGAACATTGGTTGATACACATAAAATAAACTTTGAAGATATATACAATAAGGTATACGGTAAAGCAGAAAAAATAATTATCAAGCAGCTTGAAACGATTACGTCGCACCAGCTTGACAGTAAAATCAACACTTATGCTTCTGTTTATATTTCGCTGGTACGTGCAAATGCCTATACTGCAGATGAACGTGACTTTATCTCTTATACCCTTGCCCGTTCAACAGAAATGGAAGAAGAAGAGATAAATCAATGGCTCTCATTAATCGCAAAAGCCGATGCTATCAACTTCTATAACCTCAAAGACAAAAATCTTGAGAAAAAGCTTGATGAACTATTTAAAAGTGATGATGCTCTTGAGCTCTTTGATGACCTTAACTCAGAACGTGCTTCTATTTTAATTGCTGCAGCAAGCGGAGAGTATGAAACAAACCCGGGTGTCTGGTTTGCCATGCTTTCAGAAAAAAGCAACCTTATTTCAGAGGGAGAAAATGTTGTCCTGAGTGCCATGGACACCAGAGCCGTTCAGGTAAAAACAGAAGCTTTACAGTTTTTGACCATTACATTGACAATTTGGCTGATTTCAATCATATTGGCAGTTTTGGGCTTTTTGCTCTCTAATGAAATTGCCAGAAATATTCACAACCTTGAAGGTGTCCTCAGAAAAGTTGCAGAAGACACGAATGAAAGCGACAAAGCAGTTGAGATCAATCTTCATACAGCCAAAGGGACAGAAGAAGCCTACAGTCTTTTGGAAAAAATCATTGAACAGACAAAACGGGATAAAGAAGCAGCACAGGAAGCGAGTGAAGCAAAATCGATGTTTCTTGCAAATATGTCCCATGAAATTCGTACACCGCTCAACGGAATTGTTGGCTTTACGGAACTTCTTAAAGATACAGGACTCAAAGAAGAGCAACAGGAGTTTGTTGAAATTATTGAAAAATCTTCAGAAAATCTGCTTGAAATTATCAACAATATTCTTGACCTTTCAAAAATCGAGAGCAATAAACTTGAAATTGAAGATGTAATCTTTAATCCTATAGAAGAGTTTGAAAGTGCCGTTGATGTATATGCTGTCCGTGCAAGTGAAAAGCACATTGATCTGGGATGTTTTATTGACCCTGAACTTGAACAGCCGCTCAAAGGTGACCCGACAAAAATTAAAGAAGTTCTTATTAACCTGCTCTCTAATGCTGTGAAGTTTACAAGCAGTTCCGGAGCTATCAATGTCGATATCAGAAAACTGCAATCACCTCAGGAAGGAACAACACGTATCAGATTTGAAGTGCAAGACAGCGGTATCGGTGTTACAAGCGAGCAAAAATCCAGAATTTTTGAAGCTTTTTCACAGGCAGACACATCCATTACACGTAAATACGGCGGTACAGGTCTTGGTCTTACAATTTCTGCGCGTTTTATTGAACTGATGGGCGGACAACTTGATCTGCACAGTGAACCGGGAGAAGGAACAACTTTCTTCTTTACACTTGATTTTGAAGAGATAGAAGTTATCAGCGAAAGTGCCAAAGAACAATATATGGGAATCAATGCTTTAATTTTAGAGTCTGCTCATAAAACAAAGAGACAAGACACCTATCTCAAAGAGTATCTTGATTTTTACGGCGTAAGCTATACAACATTTAAAAACAAAAATGAAAGTGAAACACTCCAGCGACAAATAAATTATGATATGCTTTTTGTAGATTATGAATATGCAACCGAAGAAGAATTAAAAGCATACAGCACTCTTCCGCAAAAGCTGATACTTCTTACAAAATCTTATTTTATGAGAAAAATCGACTCTATGGGTATTGAGATATTTAAGACCATATATGAGCCATTAAATAATACCAAATTAAAAGCAGCCCTTGAAAATTACCAAAGTCAAAATTTTACAGCACCAAAATTAAAAACAACTTCAAACAAAGTCTTTACAGTCGGTTCGTCTAAATTTGCAGCAAAAGTACTTGTTGCAGAAGACAATATAATCAACCAAAAACTGATAAAACGGACACTTGAAGACTTGGGACTCACTGTTGATATCGCATCCAATGGACTTGAAGCATTTCAAAAACGCAAAGACAATAACTATGATCTGATTTTTATGGATATCCAAATGCCTTTCCTTGATGGTATAGAAGCGACGCAGGAGATTCTTGAATATGAAGAGGTATACAACCAGCCCCATGTTCCAATAATCGCTTTAACAGCAAATGCACTCAAGGGTGATCGTGAAAGATTTTTAGCAGCCGGACTTGATGAATATACAACAAAACCATTAGTACGTGAAGAGATCATAACACTGCTGAATCATTTTTTAGCAGACCACATTGTGGATGTCAATGATGCAAAGACAGAAGAAAAGAAAACAGAAAAAGCACAACAGCAGGAAGAAGAAGCAAAAGAAGAAGAAAAAGCAGTACCGGAAAAAGAAGAAAAAGCAGTACCGGAACAAGTTCCGGCAAAATACAAAGCTGATATTCTTCTTGCTAAAAAAAGTCCCTTTGAAACAAAGCTTTTTACAAAAATTCTCAGTTCACTTGGATATACTTACGAAGTCATAGACAATATAGATGAATTGCAAAAGAAAATTGAAGAGGAGAGCTATAAACTTATATTGTTTGACAAAGAGACAGAAACTTTAGACTTGAAAGATTTCGCCCGGTCAGTCAAAGAGAAAAGTCAAAAAAACAATCTCTCCACCTACCTGGTATTGATTGTAGATCCGGCTGTACCTGTAAGTGAAGAAGATTCAAAATATGTAGATGAAACGATTAAAAATATTATAAACAAAGACTTGCTGAGACTTGTTATAGAAAAATTTATTTAA